A window of the Bdellovibrio sp. ZAP7 genome harbors these coding sequences:
- a CDS encoding glycosyltransferase family 39 protein, with the protein MSKKIFQNLAQIDSRIRWLVFALILFVFAKSWEPGVGLDSATYGSIAQDILHNGTWFNPKLAPHIFDPFVEHPYLALWLDTLSLKAWGATAMGIHFVSSVLGILGVLAFFCAIRRLVDENTALLATILLMTINVFMNFMSSGWFDMPMVAFMLIGFYFSSRISDGDDLLTAFLTGLFLSFAVLTKGAAAVGIFPILLFTASRCHWRWRPLLFLSVGLVAPIAAFSIAHYESQGFSFWKEYFHKQFVIHNDPREASPDSAGWTWYIQDAVSHAHLVALLFIPGLVILWKRNFRWLAFIAAFEFLIHLAVYAFSIRQNRQYLLPIFPWFALGAGFLISLRWKLNTEKWTKGLFYLSVVYFFTVSVLPVTVHSMSGAEFYAFTSVIKNSPIKNVYFEVTEEEKATGELRSSYFTWYWQVVPVMFTAPELPLVISSLTNSDAILLALNGANNHYLQTPDLVCAWNDAWILISTKENCSSVERKFKKVPAN; encoded by the coding sequence ATGAGCAAAAAAATATTCCAGAATCTTGCACAAATAGACTCTCGAATTAGATGGCTGGTATTTGCTCTGATCCTGTTTGTATTCGCCAAAAGTTGGGAACCTGGCGTTGGACTCGACAGTGCGACTTATGGTTCGATCGCGCAGGATATTCTTCACAACGGTACGTGGTTTAATCCAAAACTAGCGCCGCACATTTTCGACCCTTTTGTGGAACATCCGTATCTGGCACTTTGGCTGGACACCCTTTCACTTAAAGCTTGGGGCGCTACAGCCATGGGAATTCATTTTGTATCTTCAGTATTAGGTATTCTCGGGGTCCTTGCTTTCTTCTGCGCCATCCGTAGGCTGGTTGATGAAAATACGGCGTTGTTAGCAACAATACTTTTAATGACCATCAATGTGTTCATGAACTTTATGTCCAGTGGCTGGTTCGATATGCCAATGGTTGCGTTCATGTTGATCGGATTTTATTTTTCAAGCAGAATTTCAGACGGCGATGATCTGCTCACAGCTTTCCTTACGGGACTTTTTCTAAGTTTTGCGGTTCTGACAAAAGGCGCCGCCGCGGTCGGAATTTTTCCGATTCTTTTATTTACTGCTTCTCGATGTCATTGGCGTTGGCGTCCACTTTTATTTTTAAGTGTGGGACTTGTCGCACCAATCGCCGCTTTTTCGATTGCTCATTATGAATCGCAAGGGTTTTCCTTTTGGAAAGAGTACTTTCACAAGCAATTTGTTATTCATAACGATCCTCGCGAAGCCAGTCCCGATTCCGCTGGATGGACATGGTATATTCAGGATGCTGTATCCCACGCACATTTAGTTGCGCTGCTATTTATTCCTGGCTTGGTTATACTTTGGAAAAGAAATTTTCGTTGGCTCGCATTCATCGCAGCATTTGAATTTTTAATTCACCTTGCCGTCTACGCCTTTAGTATACGTCAAAACCGACAATATTTACTTCCGATCTTTCCATGGTTCGCATTAGGCGCGGGATTCCTTATCTCTCTTCGCTGGAAGCTCAATACAGAAAAGTGGACAAAAGGTCTTTTCTATTTAAGTGTCGTTTATTTCTTTACGGTTTCCGTTCTGCCAGTGACGGTTCACTCGATGAGTGGAGCGGAGTTTTATGCGTTCACTTCCGTAATAAAGAACTCGCCCATTAAAAATGTCTATTTTGAGGTCACTGAAGAAGAGAAAGCGACTGGCGAGCTAAGGAGTTCTTATTTTACCTGGTACTGGCAAGTTGTACCGGTGATGTTTACCGCCCCCGAATTACCCCTCGTGATTTCATCGCTCACGAATAGCGATGCCATCTTGTTGGCTCTTAATGGCGCGAACAATCACTACCTGCAAACACCCGACCTGGTTTGTGCCTGGAATGACGCTTGGATTCTTATTTCCACTAAAGAAAACTGCTCCAGCGTGGAACGAAAATTCAAAAAAGTGCCAGCCAATTAA
- a CDS encoding phosphomannomutase codes for MALKFGTSGVRGLVTEFTDREAYLLTCAFLKHADIVSPSQTVAVGMDLRESSPKITAAVQKALQDHNKTVQFCGVLPTPALAYFSAEKGSMAVMITGSHIPADRNGIKFYLTSGETLKSDDEKIFNNYESLQKENYKKELFNDKGEFLQSSNSKSTDCSKEANDLFVQRYVNAFSDISFNGMKVIFYEHSSAARGIFGAILEKLGAQVIRLGYSDKFIPVDTEAVESLDLFSKWIKEHNADILVSTDGDGDRPLVIDNQGRLVQGDKLGIICSEFLAIEAVALPISCNSGISGISSFKKINFTKIGSPYVVEALNNLMTEFKSVAGFEANGGFILATPVKRASVLKPLPTRDSVLPALTIIASAKKHNCSVAEVVDQLPNRFTSSVLAKNCPLEKSQKILQAAGAAPEVFVKQIIPDAKIQSINTQDGLRMTTDKNKVIHLRPSGNAPEFRCYTESDSQKDADLLSAAALHKILAMIQG; via the coding sequence ATGGCATTGAAGTTTGGAACTAGTGGTGTTCGTGGGTTGGTTACTGAGTTTACTGATAGAGAAGCGTATCTTTTAACCTGCGCTTTTTTGAAACATGCTGACATCGTCTCCCCTTCTCAAACTGTGGCTGTTGGAATGGATTTGCGCGAAAGCAGTCCCAAGATCACGGCCGCTGTTCAAAAAGCTCTTCAAGATCATAACAAGACTGTTCAATTTTGCGGTGTTTTACCGACACCTGCATTGGCATATTTTTCTGCTGAAAAAGGGTCAATGGCCGTGATGATCACTGGGAGTCACATTCCTGCCGATCGCAATGGGATCAAGTTTTATCTGACTTCTGGTGAAACATTGAAAAGTGATGACGAGAAGATTTTTAACAACTACGAAAGCCTGCAAAAAGAGAACTATAAAAAGGAGCTCTTTAACGACAAGGGCGAATTTCTACAAAGCTCAAATTCTAAAAGTACTGACTGCTCTAAAGAAGCAAATGACCTGTTCGTTCAGCGCTATGTTAATGCCTTCTCTGATATTTCTTTTAACGGCATGAAAGTGATTTTTTACGAGCACTCTTCGGCAGCTCGCGGAATTTTCGGCGCTATTTTGGAAAAGCTGGGTGCACAAGTGATTCGCCTTGGCTACAGTGATAAGTTTATTCCCGTAGATACTGAGGCTGTTGAATCACTGGACCTTTTCAGCAAGTGGATCAAAGAACATAACGCTGACATTTTGGTGAGCACAGACGGAGATGGTGACCGCCCCTTGGTTATCGATAACCAAGGACGTTTGGTTCAAGGGGATAAGCTTGGAATTATTTGTTCTGAGTTTTTAGCTATCGAAGCTGTTGCTTTGCCTATTAGCTGCAATTCTGGAATTTCTGGGATCTCTAGTTTTAAGAAGATTAATTTTACTAAAATTGGTTCACCGTACGTAGTCGAGGCGCTGAATAACCTGATGACGGAATTTAAGTCTGTTGCCGGATTTGAAGCTAATGGTGGATTTATTCTTGCCACGCCGGTTAAGCGCGCGAGTGTTTTGAAACCGCTTCCGACAAGAGATTCTGTTTTACCGGCGCTTACGATTATTGCTTCTGCTAAAAAACACAATTGCAGTGTGGCCGAGGTCGTTGACCAACTTCCTAACAGATTTACTTCCAGCGTTCTCGCGAAGAACTGCCCTCTTGAGAAAAGCCAAAAGATTTTGCAAGCTGCGGGCGCTGCACCTGAAGTTTTTGTGAAGCAAATCATTCCTGACGCAAAGATCCAGTCGATCAACACCCAAGATGGACTGCGCATGACGACGGATAAAAACAAAGTGATTCACCTGCGTCCTTCTGGGAATGCGCCGGAGTTTAGATGTTATACGGAATCTGACTCGCAGAAAGATGCTGATCTTTTAAGTGCGGCTGCGCTGCACAAGATCTTGGCGATGATTCAGGGTTAA
- the cysK gene encoding cysteine synthase A, translating to MRIYSDITKTIGKTPLVQMQRLGKDLPGKLLLKLEFFNPLASVKDRIGLAMIETAELEGKLKKGMEIIEPTSGNTGIALAFVAAAKGYSITLTMPETMSQERRTLLLMLGAKIILTPGPLGMKGAIAKAMELHEANKNSWMAGQFDNPANPAVHAETTALEIWQDTDGQVDMVISGVGTSGTITGVGRVLKSKKPSVKMIAVEPTESPVLSGGKPGPHKIQGLGAGFIPSVMDRSVVDGIEQVSSEESMKMAREVIKTEGIPVGISSGAAILAGLRQAAKEENRGKNIVVIIPSTTERYLSTLLAEQERTESQALKVHEVDEKYLARVK from the coding sequence ATGAGAATCTATTCAGATATCACAAAAACCATCGGAAAAACCCCGCTCGTACAAATGCAACGTCTGGGTAAAGACCTGCCAGGAAAACTTCTGCTAAAACTCGAGTTTTTTAATCCCCTAGCGTCAGTTAAGGACCGTATCGGTCTTGCCATGATCGAAACTGCCGAACTCGAGGGTAAATTAAAAAAAGGTATGGAGATCATCGAACCCACAAGTGGAAACACGGGAATCGCACTAGCCTTTGTCGCAGCTGCAAAAGGCTACTCCATCACACTCACAATGCCAGAAACAATGTCCCAAGAGCGCAGAACTTTGCTTTTGATGTTGGGAGCAAAAATCATCCTGACACCAGGTCCGTTGGGCATGAAAGGCGCCATCGCGAAAGCCATGGAACTTCATGAAGCCAATAAAAACTCCTGGATGGCAGGCCAATTCGATAACCCTGCGAATCCAGCAGTCCACGCTGAAACAACTGCTCTTGAAATCTGGCAAGACACTGACGGACAAGTCGACATGGTCATCAGCGGAGTAGGAACATCAGGTACTATCACAGGTGTCGGCCGAGTTTTAAAATCTAAAAAACCATCAGTAAAAATGATCGCAGTGGAGCCAACAGAAAGCCCCGTCCTCTCCGGCGGCAAGCCAGGCCCCCATAAAATCCAAGGTTTGGGAGCGGGCTTTATTCCATCCGTAATGGATCGCTCTGTGGTCGATGGAATTGAGCAAGTATCTTCTGAGGAGTCCATGAAAATGGCTCGTGAAGTAATCAAAACTGAAGGCATCCCCGTGGGCATTTCTTCAGGGGCTGCGATCCTAGCAGGTCTTCGTCAAGCGGCTAAAGAAGAAAATCGCGGAAAAAATATCGTGGTCATCATACCAAGTACAACCGAGCGATATCTTTCAACGCTTCTTGCAGAACAAGAGCGCACTGAATCTCAAGCTTTGAAAGTCCACGAAGTGGACGAAAAATATTTGGCGCGAGTGAAATAA
- a CDS encoding endonuclease/exonuclease/phosphatase family protein has product MVPFKIPDMEKVLMKIGEAGQVLAPTSELNIFVWNVYKGQGAKIFENDFRKHGSGKDFIMLQEALVDNKMPLLWTKDFSTYEWHLAQSFHYKKNQNSTGVAIGSKYTPSAVDFIRSSSREFFWLTPKLTLFSEYDFEGKKILVVCTHVLNFVTTGAFTTSLYEIAERIAKFEGPVVLAGDFNTWNVKRHLIMKSIFRDLGLEHIDLENDGRLLKLDHVFVRGFEVLKAEVHGSVISSDHFPLEIKLKL; this is encoded by the coding sequence ATGGTTCCTTTTAAAATTCCAGACATGGAGAAAGTTTTAATGAAGATCGGGGAGGCTGGCCAGGTGCTGGCTCCCACGTCTGAATTAAACATCTTTGTCTGGAATGTGTATAAGGGGCAGGGCGCGAAGATTTTTGAAAATGATTTTCGCAAACATGGGAGCGGTAAAGACTTTATCATGCTTCAAGAGGCCCTCGTCGATAACAAAATGCCGCTGCTTTGGACCAAAGATTTTTCCACTTACGAGTGGCATTTAGCTCAAAGTTTTCACTATAAGAAAAATCAAAACAGCACGGGCGTTGCGATCGGTTCCAAATACACTCCGAGTGCTGTGGACTTCATTCGTTCAAGCTCCAGAGAATTTTTTTGGCTGACACCGAAGCTGACACTTTTTAGTGAATATGATTTTGAAGGAAAAAAAATCTTAGTCGTCTGCACCCACGTCCTAAATTTCGTTACAACCGGGGCGTTCACGACATCCCTTTACGAGATCGCCGAGCGCATCGCAAAATTCGAAGGCCCCGTGGTGCTCGCCGGGGATTTCAACACGTGGAATGTAAAACGCCATCTGATTATGAAAAGCATTTTCCGAGATTTGGGCTTAGAACATATTGATTTAGAAAATGACGGACGCCTGTTAAAACTAGACCACGTCTTCGTCAGAGGCTTTGAAGTTCTAAAGGCAGAGGTGCATGGCTCTGTGATAAGCTCTGATCACTTCCCCTTAGAAATTAAATTGAAACTTTAA
- a CDS encoding RNA polymerase sigma factor, protein MIEKKLEDQTDEELLISLAEGETKALDYLYTRHSGRVLSYIKKRGLSAERADDVLQIVFMQIFRKKHLYDPKHQALAWIYVITRSELKDYRNREIKNHLEWDDKMSQSDESAPSVEHEEEAAVLLKELGPREQEALRLRYLDELEYEEMARRMKTSNSNIRQLVSRALKALRRNNNERH, encoded by the coding sequence GTGATTGAAAAAAAGTTGGAAGACCAAACAGACGAAGAACTTTTGATCTCCCTCGCCGAGGGAGAAACAAAGGCATTGGATTATCTCTATACGAGACATTCTGGCCGCGTTTTATCTTATATTAAGAAGCGTGGTCTATCGGCGGAACGCGCTGATGATGTCCTGCAAATCGTGTTTATGCAGATCTTTCGTAAAAAGCACCTCTATGATCCAAAACACCAGGCCCTGGCCTGGATCTATGTCATCACTCGAAGTGAGCTAAAAGACTATAGAAATCGTGAAATCAAAAACCACCTCGAATGGGACGACAAAATGTCACAAAGTGACGAGTCCGCTCCTAGTGTGGAGCATGAGGAAGAGGCTGCAGTTTTATTAAAGGAACTGGGGCCTCGGGAGCAGGAAGCCTTGCGGCTGCGATATCTGGATGAATTGGAATACGAAGAGATGGCTCGACGTATGAAAACTTCAAACAGCAATATCCGCCAACTGGTCAGCCGTGCATTGAAAGCCTTAAGGAGAAATAACAATGAAAGACATTAA
- a CDS encoding heavy-metal-associated domain-containing protein has translation MKSLILVLSLLFSMNAFAAETETVGVKGMVCSFCAQGITKKFQEQPEVSKVEVSLEKKFVKLTYNEGKKLTHEKIETLLKDAGYEVSFDKK, from the coding sequence ATGAAGTCGTTGATTTTGGTTTTGTCACTTTTGTTTTCGATGAATGCCTTCGCTGCTGAAACAGAAACCGTAGGCGTTAAAGGCATGGTGTGCTCTTTCTGTGCGCAAGGAATTACAAAAAAATTCCAAGAGCAACCCGAAGTATCCAAAGTTGAAGTAAGTCTTGAAAAAAAATTCGTGAAGCTTACTTATAACGAAGGTAAAAAACTGACCCACGAAAAAATTGAAACCTTGCTAAAGGATGCTGGCTATGAAGTTAGCTTCGACAAAAAATAG